GGAATACCGTCGCCTGACTTATGGCCAAAATTTGCGGTCGGCACGACGGCCAGGACAATTTTTGGTTGTGTCGCCAGGGCCATTGCAATTGCTACCCGTGGCCATCATCAACAAATGACTGGCCCGGCCAGTCCGAGGACCTGCATAGATACCGCATCTTTCCAAGGGCAATGAGAACAGCCTGGTAATGACTACCGCACCCGCCTCGGAGCGAGGCCAGATTCTACTGATGAAGGGACGGGACCTCTGGATTTTTGTACCGGACGTTTTCCAGCCAGTACGGCTATCACTATCTCAGCAGCCCACCGGCCAAGTAACAAACGGCGATTTGGCGCGAGCGAATTTTACCGGTAACTATACCGCTACATTTTTCGCGAAAAGAACTGATTGATTGTGAAAACCATTGCGTACTCGACCTACCCGGCATTGACAAGTGTCACGTACCAGAGGGTTTGAGATTGGGTGCGGTAGTCTAACTTCTGGTCTTATCGCGCCGAGTTTTACTTACTATTAAATCGTTTTCTTAAACCGGCTCGCGACGAGAACTTCAAGAAGCTGCTGGGGTACAGCGTCTAATCCGCGTGGTCATGGAAGACGCTCTCCGCCAGTCGGAAACATCCGTACTCGAATGTTCGGAAATGAACTGAAGGATCTGGAGGACAAGATTTTTACGAAAGACTATTTAAAAAAACTTCAATAGCGGGTGAATCAAAGTGCTACAAACTACTATCACAAACGGCCTGGAAGATCGAGCCACGCCTGTGTCTGAGTCACTCGATCTGGGCAGTATTTTCCATCAATACTTTGAAATCGTGCCAGCATTCTCAAGCGCGCTTAAGGACGAGGTTTTTCGGGTACGGCACCAGGTTTATTGTGAAGACCTGAAATTTGAATCTATGCGGCAGGACGGGCTTGAAACCGACGAGCATGACTCGAATTCGCTGCACCTTTTGATGCGCAGCGTCAAAACGGGGGAATTTATCGGTTGTACACGCATTGTGCGGCCAAGGCCGGACGATCGCCACTACCATTTGCCTTTCGAAAGAACCTGCGCCAAGGCGCTAGACCGGTCAATTATTGATCCAGCGGAATTGCCTCGCAATCGTATTGCTGAAGTATCCAGGCTGGCGGTTGTTGCGAGCTATCGGCGACGCAAAGGGGAGGCGAACAGCCCGGTAAGTCTTGCTGACGAAGACTCCGAGATAGGGAAGTCGCGGCGCTTTCCCTATATCCCGCTCGGACTCTATCTCGGTACGACCGAGCTCGCCCGCATAAGCGGTATAGATACTTTATTCGTCCTGACGGAACGGAGGCAGGCAGTGCATTTTTCCAAGCTCGGCGTCAAGCTGCAGATCATCGGGGAAGCGATTGAGCACCGTGGAGAGCGCGTCCCTGCGGTAATGAATGTCACGAGCATCATCGATGAGATGCGCACAATATTTCACTCTCTATATCATGCCATTGCCGCTGATATTCAAAGAGCCGTAACCTAATAACAGAAACGCTTCAGTAAGCCTTTAACGTGGAGGTGGTCCCGCGCGAGCAGTTCCACATTTAACGTTGCACGCTCCCCAATCCGTCTTCGCCTGGACGCTCCGTATGAATTTTCCCGCGTCCTTGGTAAGTTCCTACATGGCCCAGCCAAAAGGCAACAAGGGGAAAATCGTCATGCAATACTCCTCCTAAACATGCCATTGCCCGAAATTCCACAGATTGCCGCCAACCCCACCCGCCGCTGAAACACTTCTTCTTTCATAGCAATAACCGATCTTCACGTGGCAACATATTTATAAAATCCCTATTGTTTTTAAGGCTATTGAGGATCACACTCCTGAGTGGGTCACCCAACAATCTGAAGAAGGGAGGGAAATCAAATGAAAAAAAACCTCTGCTTAATGCTGTTCGGAATCGCCAATTTGTTTCTGCTGTGTTTCGGCGCTTCGGCGAGCGAGGGCGGCCTCACCGCCGAGCTGAACGAGGCTCGCCAGGTAGCGCAGTACAATTATGTTATCCACATCCTGGCAATGTTGCTGGTCGGTTTTGGTTTCCTCATGGTGTTCGTCAGACGATACGGCTTTGGCGCGACAACCGGCACCTATCTTGTGGTCGCAACCGGGCTCCCACTGTATATGCTCCTCCGCGCCAACGGAGTGTTTGCC
The window above is part of the Nitrosospira sp. Is2 genome. Proteins encoded here:
- a CDS encoding outer membrane lipoprotein-sorting protein; translation: MTTAPASERGQILLMKGRDLWIFVPDVFQPVRLSLSQQPTGQVTNGDLARANFTGNYTATFFAKRTD
- a CDS encoding PEP-CTERM/exosortase system-associated acyltransferase, which encodes MLQTTITNGLEDRATPVSESLDLGSIFHQYFEIVPAFSSALKDEVFRVRHQVYCEDLKFESMRQDGLETDEHDSNSLHLLMRSVKTGEFIGCTRIVRPRPDDRHYHLPFERTCAKALDRSIIDPAELPRNRIAEVSRLAVVASYRRRKGEANSPVSLADEDSEIGKSRRFPYIPLGLYLGTTELARISGIDTLFVLTERRQAVHFSKLGVKLQIIGEAIEHRGERVPAVMNVTSIIDEMRTIFHSLYHAIAADIQRAVT